In Blautia wexlerae DSM 19850, a single window of DNA contains:
- a CDS encoding class I SAM-dependent methyltransferase, with product MNKAYEQEIEMWNQVFKECTPVDLRKLDLKVETMFDEALKLFAEKTTNVLDFGCGTGDISTHKVLGIDASKVGIQFANETAKLSEYKTATFLEGGEHMISFRQFAFFLCFCYTFVRKERTAYEH from the coding sequence TTGAATAAAGCATATGAACAGGAAATAGAAATGTGGAATCAGGTTTTTAAAGAATGTACACCTGTAGATTTAAGAAAGTTAGATTTGAAAGTGGAAACCATGTTTGATGAAGCTTTAAAACTATTTGCGGAAAAAACAACAAATGTCCTGGATTTTGGATGCGGAACCGGAGATATTTCTACACATAAGGTTCTGGGGATTGATGCCTCAAAAGTGGGTATTCAATTTGCAAATGAAACAGCAAAACTCAGTGAGTATAAAACTGCCACGTTCTTAGAAGGCGGAGAACATATGATAAGTTTCCGGCAGTTCGCTTTTTTCCTGTGTTTCTGCTATACTTTTGTCAGGAAAGAGAGGACGGCTTATGAACATTGA
- a CDS encoding IS66 family transposase produces the protein MQKKTKQELQEMEKRALKAEKQRDDALDKVKELQHQFYETAVRLEEEQGKNLKLRAQINRDYENSSIPSSKTLRKKKITNSREKTGRKPGGQPGHKGHCRKKQEPTRPAILLPPPEIVLEDNSFKKTSKTIIKQRVGIRMLLDVTEYHADVYYSSQTGERVHAPFPAGVIDDVNYDGSIRAFLFLLNNDCCTSIDKSRQFLSGLTGGKLNISKGMVSRLSREFALKTEAERRAAYADMLLSPVMHTDCTNGRENGKGCQIYVCATPDGKALYFAREKKGHEGVKDTVTEDYQGILVHDHDRTFYNYGTDHQECLAHVLRYLKGSMDNEPDRTWNKDMHSLVQEMIHFRNGLQPSEELDPCKVSEFEERYRKILETARKEYENVPANDYYRDGYNLFLRIEKYMQNHLLFLHDLRVPATNNEAERLLRNYKRKQAQAVTFRSFESIDYLCQCMSMLVLMRLEEPENIFDRVSRIFG, from the coding sequence ATGCAGAAGAAAACGAAACAGGAGCTCCAGGAGATGGAAAAGCGCGCCCTGAAAGCAGAAAAACAGAGGGATGATGCACTGGATAAGGTAAAAGAACTCCAGCACCAGTTTTATGAAACAGCAGTCAGGCTGGAAGAAGAACAGGGAAAAAATCTGAAACTCCGTGCACAGATAAACCGTGATTATGAAAATTCTTCTATCCCTTCTTCCAAAACACTCCGGAAGAAAAAGATCACGAACAGCAGGGAAAAGACCGGAAGGAAACCCGGAGGCCAGCCAGGCCATAAGGGACACTGCCGCAAAAAACAGGAGCCGACCCGGCCGGCAATCCTTCTCCCGCCTCCGGAAATAGTCCTGGAAGACAATTCTTTTAAAAAGACATCAAAAACGATCATAAAACAACGGGTAGGCATCCGCATGCTCCTGGATGTAACAGAATATCATGCAGATGTTTATTATAGCAGTCAGACGGGAGAACGCGTTCATGCTCCATTTCCGGCCGGAGTCATTGATGATGTGAATTATGACGGCAGCATCCGGGCATTTCTGTTTCTTCTTAACAATGACTGCTGTACATCGATCGATAAGAGCAGACAGTTTCTGTCAGGCCTGACCGGTGGAAAACTGAATATCTCAAAAGGAATGGTGAGCAGACTCAGCAGGGAGTTTGCCTTAAAAACGGAAGCTGAGCGCAGGGCTGCTTATGCAGATATGCTGCTTTCCCCTGTCATGCATACAGACTGTACAAATGGCAGGGAAAACGGAAAGGGCTGCCAGATATATGTCTGCGCAACGCCGGACGGAAAAGCCCTGTATTTTGCCCGTGAGAAAAAAGGGCATGAAGGGGTAAAGGACACGGTCACTGAAGATTACCAGGGGATCCTTGTACACGATCATGACCGGACCTTTTATAATTATGGAACGGATCATCAGGAATGCCTTGCCCATGTGCTGCGCTATCTGAAAGGTAGCATGGATAATGAGCCGGACCGTACCTGGAATAAAGATATGCATTCACTGGTACAGGAAATGATCCATTTCCGGAATGGATTACAGCCGTCTGAGGAACTGGATCCCTGTAAGGTCTCTGAATTCGAAGAAAGATACCGTAAGATACTGGAGACCGCCCGGAAGGAATATGAAAATGTTCCGGCAAACGATTACTATAGAGACGGGTATAATTTATTTCTGAGAATAGAGAAATATATGCAGAACCATCTGCTGTTCCTGCATGATCTCCGGGTACCTGCCACTAATAATGAAGCAGAAAGGCTTCTAAGGAATTATAAGCGGAAACAGGCGCAGGCCGTGACATTCAGAAGTTTCGAGAGCATCGATTACCTCTGCCAATGCATGAGCATGCTTGTTTTGATGCGCTTAGAAGAACCAGAAAATATATTTGACAGAGTGTCCAGGATATTTGGATAA
- a CDS encoding ATP-binding cassette domain-containing protein, which yields MDIKVDHVSKAYGEQQILRDLCCVFPEGKTTCIRGRSGCGKTTLIRLLLGLDIPDKGKIEVISDRKISAVFQEDRLCENLSAASNIRLVCTETIDYILKKTEGKTLIFVTHEEQEAVWLKADKTLKFMKDHLIK from the coding sequence ATGGATATAAAGGTAGATCATGTCAGTAAAGCATACGGAGAGCAGCAGATACTGAGAGATTTGTGTTGCGTTTTTCCAGAAGGGAAAACCACTTGTATAAGAGGAAGATCCGGATGTGGAAAAACTACACTGATACGGCTTCTTCTGGGGCTGGATATTCCGGATAAGGGAAAAATAGAAGTGATAAGTGACAGGAAGATCAGTGCAGTATTTCAGGAAGATCGCCTGTGCGAAAATCTGAGTGCTGCTTCCAATATAAGACTGGTATGCACAGAAACAATTGATTATATTTTAAAAAAGACCGAGGGAAAGACATTGATCTTTGTTACCCATGAAGAACAGGAAGCAGTTTGGCTAAAGGCAGACAAAACATTAAAATTTATGAAGGATCATCTGATAAAATAA
- a CDS encoding transglutaminase domain-containing protein, with product MEQYYYNHMNKAQQAAYHSILSGVKNLADEFQIPALEGEELYNVFFQMRLDHPEIFWVSSYKYRYYKDSPNLIFIPEYLFDKKKICEHQKAMTARVEKLIRPAQKLSEWEKEKYVHDFICENIRYDKLKKSYSHEIIGPLGQGVGVCEGIAKAVKVLLDALGVWCVIAICGNNPEKGIKYRHTWNIVKIGGTYYHLDATFDNTLGKDRETSEIRYDYFNLDDSQIFRDHEPLIAPAPHCGDHEHFYYKEKKLSFTKKEDVYKRSLQAAKKGRVLIFHWRGGYLTKEVLKELLELIRKAGDEKDKTAMVSINWPQAVIRVQYTDMQVQESVTIEEANEGEK from the coding sequence ATGGAGCAATATTATTACAACCATATGAATAAGGCGCAGCAGGCTGCATATCACAGCATTCTTAGCGGTGTGAAAAACCTGGCGGATGAATTTCAGATTCCGGCATTAGAGGGAGAAGAACTTTATAATGTATTTTTTCAGATGCGTCTGGATCATCCGGAGATATTTTGGGTGAGCAGTTATAAATACCGGTATTATAAAGACTCTCCGAATCTGATTTTTATTCCAGAGTATCTTTTTGATAAAAAGAAGATTTGCGAACATCAAAAGGCTATGACTGCCAGAGTTGAGAAGCTGATTCGCCCGGCTCAGAAGCTGTCTGAATGGGAGAAAGAGAAGTATGTGCATGATTTTATCTGTGAAAATATCCGCTATGATAAACTGAAAAAATCATATTCCCATGAAATTATCGGACCGTTGGGGCAAGGCGTTGGTGTTTGTGAGGGAATTGCAAAAGCAGTAAAGGTTTTGTTAGATGCACTGGGAGTCTGGTGTGTGATTGCAATCTGTGGAAATAATCCTGAGAAGGGAATTAAGTATCGCCACACATGGAATATTGTAAAAATAGGAGGTACATATTATCATCTGGATGCGACCTTTGATAATACCCTGGGAAAAGATCGTGAAACTTCTGAAATCCGCTATGATTATTTCAATCTGGATGATTCACAGATTTTCAGGGATCATGAGCCTCTTATTGCGCCGGCGCCTCACTGCGGTGATCATGAGCACTTTTACTATAAGGAGAAGAAGCTTTCTTTTACTAAGAAAGAGGATGTGTATAAACGTTCTTTGCAGGCGGCGAAGAAAGGCAGGGTACTTATTTTTCACTGGAGAGGCGGTTATCTGACAAAGGAAGTATTGAAGGAATTGCTGGAGCTTATCCGGAAAGCAGGAGATGAGAAAGACAAAACAGCAATGGTCAGCATAAACTGGCCGCAGGCAGTTATTCGTGTTCAGTATACGGATATGCAGGTACAGGAGAGTGTGACAATAGAGGAAGCGAATGAAGGGGAAAAATAG
- the eutJ gene encoding ethanolamine utilization protein EutJ, translated as MELKNRTLSNFADLVQTGECKKFKGRLKVGVDLGTANTVLAVVDTTNRPIAGISAPSQAIRDGVIVNYYESVQLVTRLKAELEEKLKTELPYAAAAIPPGVSEGSSKSIQYVLEGAGFEVSNIVDEPTAAAAVLKISDGAVVDVGGGTTGISILKNGKVIYTDDEATGGSHMTMTVAGHYNIPYEEAEILKTDRSKEAEIFPVIKATVEKMATITQKFLTGYQVPAVYVVGGSASFEDFTGVFEKKLGLPVYRPVHPLLVTPLGIAYHCDLPPVTHKK; from the coding sequence ATGGAATTGAAAAACAGAACTTTATCAAATTTCGCCGATCTTGTTCAAACCGGTGAATGCAAAAAATTCAAAGGCCGCCTGAAGGTAGGTGTGGATTTGGGTACAGCTAATACAGTTCTGGCAGTTGTAGACACTACCAACCGTCCGATTGCTGGCATATCCGCTCCCTCCCAGGCTATCAGAGACGGCGTGATCGTCAATTATTATGAATCTGTTCAGCTTGTTACACGGCTGAAGGCTGAACTTGAAGAAAAACTGAAAACTGAACTTCCTTACGCTGCAGCTGCAATCCCACCCGGAGTTTCCGAAGGAAGTTCAAAAAGTATTCAATATGTGCTGGAGGGTGCAGGTTTTGAGGTTTCCAATATCGTAGACGAACCCACCGCTGCAGCTGCTGTACTTAAGATTTCAGACGGCGCTGTAGTGGATGTAGGTGGAGGCACTACAGGAATCAGTATTCTCAAAAACGGCAAAGTAATCTACACAGACGATGAAGCTACCGGCGGCAGTCACATGACCATGACTGTAGCAGGGCACTATAACATCCCATACGAAGAAGCTGAAATTTTAAAAACAGATCGTTCAAAAGAAGCTGAAATTTTCCCTGTAATCAAAGCAACGGTAGAAAAAATGGCCACGATCACTCAGAAATTTCTCACAGGCTACCAGGTACCCGCTGTATATGTTGTAGGCGGTTCCGCAAGTTTTGAAGATTTCACAGGCGTATTTGAAAAAAAGCTTGGGCTACCTGTTTATCGTCCGGTACATCCTCTGCTGGTAACCCCACTGGGTATCGCTTATCACTGTGATCTTCCACCAGTCACACACAAAAAATAA
- the pap gene encoding polyphosphate:AMP phosphotransferase, with translation MLTTWTPAHMPEKEEIKIRLQTARSQLYDFQMKIKEHKIPVIVLFEGWGSSGKGSTIGKVIKNIDPRFFKVATMSAPTAEELRYPFLYRYFKQIPEAGKFTFLDSGWMEQTCKDCLSGEIEGEGYTQRIDSIRRFERQLTDNGYLVLKFFMQIDRDEQKRREKLLLDHKDTRWRVSDFDKWQNEHYKKCAKIFSQYLSDTNVSSAPWYIIDASDRKWAELQVLETMVSNIEVAMQNQAHSVPILQNVFPLEQIPRLSDIDLRDKTMDDEEYRGELKQLQSKLGELHNKLYRRRIPVIITYEGWDAAGKGGNIKRITEALDPRGYEVHPIASPEPHEKARHYLWRFWTRLPKNGHIAIFDRTWYGRVMVERLEGFCSENDWKRAYNEMNEFEKELKDWGAVIIKFWVQIDKDTQLERFQERQNNPEKQWKITDEDWRNREKWDAYEVAVNEMLQKTNTSFAPWHVLESVDKKYARIKALRIVISEIEKALKEN, from the coding sequence ATGCTTACAACATGGACTCCGGCACATATGCCGGAAAAAGAGGAAATCAAAATCCGTCTGCAGACAGCAAGAAGTCAGCTCTATGATTTTCAGATGAAAATCAAGGAACATAAGATCCCGGTAATCGTACTCTTTGAAGGCTGGGGATCTTCCGGCAAGGGAAGTACGATCGGAAAAGTCATTAAGAATATTGATCCGCGTTTCTTTAAGGTTGCCACTATGTCAGCTCCCACAGCAGAAGAACTGAGATATCCATTTCTGTATCGTTATTTTAAACAGATTCCGGAAGCCGGAAAATTTACATTTCTGGATTCCGGCTGGATGGAGCAGACTTGTAAAGACTGTCTGTCGGGCGAGATTGAAGGCGAAGGTTATACACAGCGGATTGACAGCATCCGCCGTTTTGAGCGACAGCTTACAGATAATGGTTATCTGGTGCTGAAATTCTTTATGCAGATTGACAGGGATGAACAGAAGCGGCGTGAAAAATTACTTCTGGATCATAAAGACACCAGATGGCGTGTGTCAGACTTTGATAAATGGCAGAATGAACATTACAAAAAATGTGCAAAAATATTTTCTCAGTATCTGTCTGACACGAATGTTTCCTCTGCACCATGGTACATCATAGATGCCAGTGACAGAAAATGGGCGGAACTTCAGGTGCTGGAGACTATGGTAAGCAATATTGAAGTTGCCATGCAGAATCAGGCACATTCCGTTCCGATTTTGCAGAATGTATTCCCTCTGGAGCAGATTCCCCGTCTGTCGGATATTGATCTGAGAGATAAAACAATGGATGACGAGGAGTACAGGGGAGAACTGAAACAGCTCCAGAGTAAACTGGGGGAACTCCATAATAAACTGTACAGGAGACGTATTCCTGTGATCATCACGTATGAAGGCTGGGATGCGGCAGGCAAAGGAGGTAACATCAAACGTATTACAGAAGCTCTGGATCCCCGGGGCTATGAAGTACATCCAATTGCAAGTCCGGAACCACATGAGAAGGCCAGACATTATTTATGGCGTTTCTGGACAAGACTTCCGAAAAATGGGCATATCGCTATTTTTGACAGAACCTGGTATGGCAGAGTTATGGTAGAACGTCTGGAGGGATTTTGCAGTGAAAATGACTGGAAACGTGCCTACAACGAAATGAATGAGTTTGAGAAAGAACTTAAAGACTGGGGTGCAGTCATTATTAAATTCTGGGTACAGATCGATAAGGATACACAGCTGGAGCGTTTTCAGGAGAGACAGAATAATCCGGAGAAACAATGGAAGATCACAGATGAGGACTGGAGAAACAGAGAGAAATGGGATGCCTATGAAGTGGCCGTAAATGAGATGCTTCAGAAGACAAACACTTCCTTTGCACCATGGCATGTACTGGAATCTGTTGACAAGAAATATGCCCGTATCAAAGCACTCAGAATTGTGATCTCTGAAATAGAAAAAGCATTAAAAGAAAATTAA
- a CDS encoding alcohol dehydrogenase encodes MQTYTYVSKGKFELMEKPKPVLTHERDAVVKVTLASICSSDLHIKHGSVPRAVPGITVGHEMVGIVESVGSAVTHVKPGDRVTVNVETFCGECFFCKKGYVNNCTDENGGWALGCRIDGGQAEYVRVPFADQGLNKIPEGVTDRQALLVGDVLATGYWAARISEITEEDIVLIIGAGPTGICTLLSVMLKNPKCIIMCEKDENRIHFINEHYPEVLTVSPEECFDFVQDHSDHGGADVVLEVAGAESTFRLAWECARPNATVTVVALYDKAQVLPLPDMYGKNLTFKTGGVDGCDCEETLKLIAEGKINTEPLITHTYPLSRIEEAYELFENKRDGVIKVAVEC; translated from the coding sequence ATGCAGACTTATACATATGTTTCAAAGGGAAAATTTGAATTAATGGAAAAACCAAAACCAGTACTTACGCATGAACGAGATGCAGTTGTAAAGGTAACGCTTGCAAGTATCTGCTCAAGTGATCTGCACATTAAACACGGAAGTGTTCCCCGTGCAGTTCCTGGTATAACTGTGGGACATGAGATGGTAGGTATTGTTGAATCAGTTGGAAGTGCTGTAACTCATGTAAAACCAGGGGATCGTGTGACTGTAAATGTAGAAACCTTTTGTGGTGAATGTTTTTTCTGTAAAAAAGGTTATGTAAATAACTGTACAGATGAGAATGGCGGATGGGCTCTTGGCTGTCGTATAGATGGTGGTCAGGCAGAATATGTAAGAGTTCCGTTTGCTGACCAGGGACTGAACAAAATTCCGGAAGGAGTTACTGACAGACAGGCTTTGCTGGTAGGAGATGTTCTTGCCACTGGCTATTGGGCTGCACGTATTTCTGAGATCACAGAGGAGGATATTGTGCTGATTATTGGAGCTGGTCCTACAGGGATTTGCACTTTGCTAAGTGTTATGCTGAAAAATCCAAAGTGTATTATTATGTGTGAAAAAGATGAAAACAGAATTCATTTTATTAATGAACATTATCCGGAGGTTCTTACTGTCTCGCCGGAGGAATGCTTTGATTTTGTCCAGGACCATAGTGATCACGGTGGAGCTGATGTAGTTCTTGAGGTTGCGGGAGCGGAATCTACATTTCGTCTGGCATGGGAATGTGCAAGACCAAATGCAACTGTGACAGTGGTTGCACTTTATGATAAGGCTCAGGTACTGCCACTTCCGGATATGTATGGAAAAAATCTCACATTCAAAACAGGTGGAGTGGATGGATGTGATTGTGAGGAAACCCTGAAACTGATCGCAGAAGGTAAGATTAATACAGAACCACTTATCACACATACCTATCCGCTTAGCAGAATCGAAGAAGCATATGAACTTTTTGAAAATAAGAGAGATGGTGTGATCAAAGTAGCGGTAGAGTGTTAG
- a CDS encoding gamma carbonic anhydrase family protein, with protein MDYKSVKISEDAKIARQSVVIGDVTIGRDSCVLHYAVIRGDDAPIVIGEESNVQENCTIHVSRNMPVHIGNNVTVGHNAVLHGCMIGDRTLIGMGAVVLDGARIGKDCIIGAGSLVTKNTVIPDGSLVMGSPAKIKRNLTWEEKLGNLENSKEYVSVSAEMQKQGVL; from the coding sequence ATGGATTATAAGAGTGTAAAAATATCAGAAGATGCAAAAATTGCAAGGCAGTCAGTGGTTATTGGAGATGTAACTATCGGGCGTGACAGTTGTGTTCTTCATTATGCTGTGATACGTGGCGATGATGCTCCGATCGTGATTGGTGAGGAATCTAATGTTCAGGAAAACTGTACGATTCATGTAAGCCGTAATATGCCGGTACATATTGGGAATAATGTGACAGTTGGACATAATGCAGTGCTTCATGGATGTATGATCGGTGACCGTACATTGATCGGAATGGGAGCGGTTGTTCTTGATGGTGCCAGAATAGGTAAGGATTGTATCATAGGAGCAGGAAGTCTTGTGACAAAGAATACAGTGATACCGGACGGTTCTCTGGTGATGGGAAGTCCTGCAAAGATTAAACGAAACCTTACATGGGAAGAAAAGCTGGGAAATCTTGAAAACAGTAAAGAGTATGTTTCTGTGTCTGCCGAAATGCAGAAGCAGGGTGTATTGTAA
- a CDS encoding ABC transporter permease produces the protein MYLGQEILLASPVSVVRKLFELSFTGNFWQSVGFSFVRIVTGFLLAMFLGIFLAVLAYWSKTVEILIAPVIAVVKSTPVASFIILCLIWIPSRNLSVFISFLMVLPVIYTNILEGIRQTDSKILEMAKVFQVNPGRKIRYIYVSQVLPYFLSACRLSLGMCWKAGVAAEVIGVPSGSIGEKLYNAKIYLNTPDLFAWTIVIIVISFVFEKCFLGIVSRVVYMIEHK, from the coding sequence ATGTATCTGGGACAGGAGATTCTTCTAGCATCTCCTGTTTCTGTTGTCCGAAAGCTTTTTGAACTGAGTTTTACCGGGAATTTCTGGCAGTCTGTTGGATTTAGTTTTGTGCGTATTGTGACAGGATTTCTTTTGGCTATGTTTTTGGGAATCTTTCTGGCAGTGTTGGCATATTGGTCAAAAACAGTGGAAATCCTGATAGCACCTGTAATTGCGGTGGTCAAATCTACACCTGTGGCGTCTTTTATCATTTTGTGCCTGATATGGATACCGTCCAGAAATCTGTCAGTTTTTATTTCTTTTCTTATGGTTCTGCCTGTGATATATACGAATATCCTTGAGGGAATACGGCAGACTGACAGTAAGATACTGGAAATGGCAAAAGTATTTCAGGTGAATCCCGGAAGAAAGATCAGATATATTTATGTATCGCAGGTACTACCTTATTTTCTCTCTGCATGCAGGCTTTCACTTGGGATGTGCTGGAAAGCAGGAGTGGCAGCAGAGGTTATCGGAGTACCCTCAGGTTCTATTGGTGAGAAACTGTATAATGCAAAAATATATCTGAATACTCCTGATCTTTTTGCATGGACGATTGTGATTATTGTGATAAGTTTTGTATTTGAAAAGTGTTTTCTTGGAATTGTAAGCAGAGTAGTTTATATGATAGAACATAAATAA
- a CDS encoding ureidoglycolate lyase: protein MRELKATKINAADFAPFGTFFSMTEPEGYPLHGEIHKFYPDRISGTCMGSIGFSPIAVHKDERIVKAAEYHTTTWEGIVALDDDMIIHVAPASAGAPVPELTRAFIVPKGTMVKINTAIWHLCPLPLNNEVLHAMIILPECTYANDCTVVDFEEKDWFKITV from the coding sequence ATGAGAGAACTAAAAGCAACAAAAATCAATGCTGCAGATTTTGCACCATTTGGTACATTTTTCAGCATGACAGAGCCAGAAGGCTATCCATTACATGGTGAAATACATAAATTTTATCCAGACCGTATTTCCGGTACCTGTATGGGATCCATTGGTTTTTCACCTATTGCAGTACATAAAGATGAACGCATCGTTAAAGCTGCTGAATATCACACAACTACCTGGGAAGGAATTGTTGCACTGGATGATGACATGATCATACATGTAGCACCGGCTTCTGCAGGCGCACCTGTTCCGGAACTTACCAGAGCATTCATAGTTCCAAAAGGAACTATGGTGAAGATCAATACTGCTATCTGGCATTTATGTCCTCTTCCTTTAAACAATGAAGTACTCCATGCCATGATCATTCTTCCGGAATGCACTTATGCAAATGACTGCACAGTAGTAGATTTTGAAGAAAAAGACTGGTTTAAGATTACTGTCTGA
- a CDS encoding methylated-DNA--[protein]-cysteine S-methyltransferase gives MITREAALEFGLSFQNTYTERPFRDQNWQVVRARENKKIFLWIYERNGYVNLNVKADPEWRDFWRSAYESVQAGYHQNKEHWNTIILNGTVPDKDIKRMISESYDLVTYSPTKKIYEAVKQIPKGCVATYGQVAEMAGNPRMSRAVGNALHKNPDPGHIPCYRVVNFRGELSGAFAFGGKDVQKKLLEADGIEVVNGTVDLKKYGLTQRDDKL, from the coding sequence ATGATTACACGAGAAGCAGCGTTGGAATTCGGTTTATCATTTCAGAATACATATACGGAAAGACCTTTCCGTGATCAGAACTGGCAAGTGGTAAGAGCGAGGGAAAACAAAAAAATTTTTTTATGGATCTATGAACGAAACGGTTATGTTAATCTGAATGTAAAAGCAGATCCGGAGTGGCGTGATTTTTGGCGAAGTGCCTATGAATCTGTACAGGCTGGTTATCATCAGAATAAGGAACATTGGAATACCATTATTCTAAATGGGACGGTACCGGATAAAGATATTAAAAGAATGATATCCGAAAGCTATGATCTCGTAACATACAGCCCGACAAAGAAGATTTATGAGGCAGTGAAGCAAATTCCGAAAGGATGCGTTGCAACTTATGGTCAGGTTGCCGAAATGGCAGGGAATCCGAGAATGTCGAGAGCGGTAGGGAATGCCCTCCATAAGAATCCGGATCCGGGGCATATTCCCTGTTATCGGGTAGTGAATTTCAGAGGAGAACTGTCAGGGGCTTTTGCCTTCGGCGGTAAAGATGTACAGAAAAAGCTACTGGAAGCAGATGGAATTGAGGTTGTCAATGGAACGGTGGATTTAAAAAAATATGGATTGACGCAAAGAGATGATAAACTGTGA
- a CDS encoding BMC domain-containing protein, with the protein MAKNYDGMAVGAFELDNLVACFVALDAASKAANVTIQSVERNRLKSGACVKIRGSVSDVNAAMEVALETAKPLGKIVSHTVIASPSADTEVALKMTINK; encoded by the coding sequence ATGGCAAAAAACTATGATGGCATGGCAGTTGGGGCATTTGAACTGGATAACCTGGTAGCTTGCTTTGTCGCTCTCGATGCAGCATCCAAGGCTGCAAACGTAACGATTCAAAGCGTCGAACGAAACCGACTGAAAAGCGGAGCATGTGTAAAAATACGCGGCAGTGTTTCTGATGTGAATGCAGCAATGGAAGTGGCCTTAGAGACAGCCAAACCCCTTGGCAAGATTGTTTCTCACACAGTGATCGCATCACCTTCCGCAGATACTGAAGTGGCACTTAAGATGACCATTAACAAATAG
- a CDS encoding class I SAM-dependent methyltransferase, with translation MNDKITVCLGKGGQREMAESFARKNNVPIMDKPGEHLTVMFDSRGVSLTGYGLTYQGDFEGMLHRVTNGRLSHEMLVRAVKTEGEHLKAIDATAGMGEDGFLLAAYGYEVTLYEQNPVIAALLKDALRRARKHPVLKDIASRMKLVEGDSVSCMEKLMDPVDVIYLDPMFPKRQKSGLINKKLQLIQKLEPPCSEEKDLFDAAIKAGPSRIIVKRPLKSVCLDGREPSYILKGKAIRYDCYVM, from the coding sequence ATGAATGATAAGATAACAGTCTGCCTGGGTAAGGGCGGGCAAAGAGAAATGGCAGAATCTTTTGCCAGAAAGAACAATGTTCCGATTATGGACAAACCGGGAGAACATCTGACAGTAATGTTTGACTCCCGGGGCGTATCACTTACCGGTTATGGCCTGACATATCAGGGAGATTTTGAAGGAATGCTGCACAGAGTCACAAACGGAAGACTTTCCCATGAAATGCTGGTACGTGCGGTCAAAACAGAGGGAGAACATCTGAAAGCAATTGATGCCACTGCAGGTATGGGGGAGGATGGTTTCCTTCTTGCAGCATATGGCTATGAGGTGACATTATACGAACAGAATCCGGTGATCGCCGCACTTTTGAAGGATGCGCTCCGGCGTGCCAGAAAGCATCCCGTATTAAAAGACATTGCTTCCAGAATGAAACTGGTGGAGGGTGACAGTGTGTCATGTATGGAGAAACTTATGGATCCGGTAGATGTGATCTATCTTGATCCCATGTTCCCGAAGAGACAGAAATCCGGTCTGATAAATAAAAAACTTCAGCTGATCCAGAAACTTGAACCTCCATGTTCTGAGGAAAAAGATCTTTTTGATGCAGCTATCAAAGCCGGACCTTCCAGAATTATCGTAAAACGTCCTCTTAAGAGCGTCTGTCTTGATGGAAGAGAGCCTTCTTATATATTAAAAGGAAAAGCAATACGATATGACTGTTATGTGATGTAG